The Halosimplex litoreum genome has a window encoding:
- a CDS encoding Lrp/AsnC family transcriptional regulator — translation MVRAYVMVKAHSGDAERLKSEILDVEGVDDAYIVAGDVDFIATVTVDETAEVKAVAATHIQNVAGIEDTQTYVAMD, via the coding sequence ATGGTCCGCGCCTACGTCATGGTCAAGGCCCATTCGGGCGACGCCGAGCGGCTCAAATCCGAGATTCTCGACGTCGAGGGCGTCGACGACGCCTACATCGTCGCCGGCGACGTGGACTTCATCGCCACCGTCACCGTCGACGAGACCGCCGAGGTCAAGGCCGTCGCCGCCACCCACATCCAGAACGTAGCGGGCATCGAGGACACTCAGACCTACGTCGCGATGGACTGA
- a CDS encoding thiamine pyrophosphate-dependent enzyme yields MHRVIGERSLGETNVDPGLARTLLRDIVRARVFDERAVALQRRGWMSGYPPFVGQEGSQVGAAHALVDDDWLFPTYRSNAMQLARGRSPADILRFRRGYSEYEPVVDTDAEPGRDPVTFTQATPIATQLPHAVGAGMAADYRGDDRVACACLGDGATSEGDFHEATNFAGVFSAPVVFFCENNGWAISVPTDRQTASATIAGKARAYGVDGVRVDGNDPLAVYEVVREARASALAGDPVLVESLTYRQGAHTTSDDPDRYRDAAAEGLPDWRTADPLERYADYLREEGVVDEGFVEAAREAARDEVDEAVAAAEASEPDPTDVFDHAYATFPPRVRDRRRSVTEGETGRAASEGTAPERDGPEE; encoded by the coding sequence ATGCACCGCGTCATCGGCGAGCGGTCGCTGGGCGAGACGAACGTCGACCCGGGGCTGGCGCGCACGCTCCTCCGAGATATCGTCCGCGCTCGCGTCTTCGACGAGCGGGCGGTCGCGCTCCAGCGCAGGGGCTGGATGAGCGGCTACCCGCCCTTCGTCGGGCAGGAGGGGTCGCAGGTCGGCGCCGCTCACGCCCTGGTCGACGACGACTGGCTCTTCCCGACGTATCGTTCGAACGCCATGCAACTCGCCCGCGGCCGCTCGCCGGCCGATATTCTCCGCTTTCGCCGCGGGTACTCCGAGTACGAACCCGTCGTCGATACGGACGCGGAGCCCGGTCGGGACCCGGTCACGTTCACGCAGGCGACGCCGATCGCGACGCAACTCCCCCACGCGGTCGGCGCGGGAATGGCGGCCGACTATCGCGGTGACGACCGGGTCGCCTGCGCCTGCCTCGGCGACGGCGCCACGAGCGAGGGTGACTTCCACGAGGCGACGAACTTCGCGGGCGTGTTCTCGGCGCCGGTCGTCTTCTTCTGCGAGAACAACGGCTGGGCGATCAGCGTGCCGACCGACCGACAGACGGCCAGCGCGACCATCGCGGGGAAGGCCCGCGCCTACGGGGTCGACGGGGTACGAGTCGACGGGAACGACCCCCTCGCTGTCTACGAGGTCGTCCGCGAGGCTCGCGCGTCGGCGCTCGCGGGCGACCCCGTCCTCGTCGAGAGTCTGACCTACCGCCAGGGCGCCCACACCACCAGCGACGACCCCGACCGCTACCGCGACGCCGCCGCCGAGGGTCTGCCCGACTGGCGGACCGCGGACCCGCTGGAACGGTACGCCGATTACCTGCGCGAGGAGGGCGTCGTCGACGAGGGATTCGTCGAGGCGGCCCGCGAGGCGGCGAGGGACGAGGTGGACGAGGCCGTGGCGGCCGCCGAAGCGAGCGAGCCCGACCCCACCGACGTGTTCGACCACGCCTACGCGACGTTCCCACCGCGAGTCCGCGACCGGCGACGGTCCGTCACCGAGGGCGAGACCGGTCGGGCCGCCAGCGAGGGCACCGCTCCCGAGCGTGACGGCCCTGAAGAGTGA
- a CDS encoding potassium channel family protein, with amino-acid sequence MRFVIVGAGRVGLRTARALEDSGHEVVLIERDPAKVDRAQAEGYEVIEGDASDEQVLLAADLAEADALGALTGDLSTNFVACMIGKHHGCRTVLRIDEEYREDIYRKYASDVDEVIYPERLGAIVAKNALLGGNIRAVADIAQNLQLVELTVTPESPMRGYTLDELELPADTELLAFGKQGDPLSIPDEDVSLEAGDTLAILADFEKLDDVRQIVVGEAVAATGGA; translated from the coding sequence ATGCGATTCGTTATCGTGGGTGCCGGCCGCGTCGGGCTGCGGACGGCACGCGCACTCGAAGACAGCGGACACGAGGTGGTCCTCATCGAGCGCGACCCGGCGAAAGTCGACCGCGCGCAAGCGGAGGGATACGAGGTCATCGAGGGCGACGCCAGCGACGAGCAGGTGTTGCTCGCCGCCGACCTGGCGGAGGCCGACGCCCTGGGCGCGCTGACGGGCGATCTCTCGACGAACTTCGTCGCCTGCATGATCGGGAAACACCACGGCTGTCGCACCGTCCTCCGGATCGACGAGGAGTACCGCGAGGACATCTACCGCAAGTACGCATCCGACGTCGACGAGGTCATCTACCCCGAGCGGCTGGGCGCCATCGTCGCCAAGAACGCACTCCTCGGCGGCAACATCCGCGCCGTCGCCGACATCGCACAGAACCTCCAGCTCGTCGAGCTCACCGTCACGCCGGAGTCGCCGATGCGCGGCTACACGCTGGACGAACTGGAGCTGCCGGCCGACACGGAACTGCTCGCCTTCGGCAAGCAGGGCGACCCGCTCTCGATCCCCGACGAGGACGTATCGCTCGAAGCGGGCGACACGCTCGCCATCCTCGCGGACTTCGAGAAACTGGACGACGTGCGCCAGATCGTCGTCGGCGAGGCCGTCGCGGCCACGGGGGGTGCCTGA
- the upp gene encoding uracil phosphoribosyltransferase, producing the protein MAIEDRGDASLITHALASDVLTRLRDVETEQVEFRKGLVKLGRICGYEIIDGAMETEYVAVETPLTETMGQRVKGLDDVVIVNVLRAATPFVEGLLKAFPRARQGVISASRDEAAGMDEAGQFPISVDYVKLPDIEPEDTVIVADPMLATGSTMCAVLERVLEGQPEPENLFVISAVSAPEGLLAVGDAVPEAELLTVAIDDELDDDGYIVPGLGDAGDRAFRTTE; encoded by the coding sequence ATGGCGATCGAAGACCGCGGCGACGCGAGCCTGATCACCCACGCGCTCGCGTCGGACGTGTTGACCCGGCTGCGCGACGTGGAGACAGAACAGGTGGAGTTCCGGAAGGGGCTCGTGAAACTCGGTCGGATCTGCGGCTACGAGATCATCGACGGCGCGATGGAGACCGAGTACGTCGCCGTCGAGACCCCCCTCACCGAGACGATGGGCCAGCGCGTCAAGGGCCTCGACGACGTGGTCATCGTCAACGTCCTGCGCGCAGCGACGCCGTTCGTCGAGGGGCTGCTGAAGGCGTTTCCCCGGGCCCGCCAGGGAGTCATCTCCGCCAGCCGGGACGAGGCGGCGGGCATGGACGAGGCGGGCCAGTTCCCCATCTCCGTCGACTACGTGAAACTCCCCGATATCGAGCCCGAGGACACCGTGATCGTCGCCGACCCGATGCTGGCGACGGGATCGACGATGTGCGCGGTGCTGGAGCGGGTGCTAGAGGGCCAGCCCGAACCCGAGAACCTGTTCGTCATCTCGGCGGTGAGCGCGCCGGAGGGGCTGCTGGCGGTCGGCGACGCCGTCCCCGAGGCGGAGCTGCTGACCGTCGCCATCGACGACGAACTCGACGACGACGGCTACATCGTCCCCGGACTCGGCGACGCGGGCGACCGGGCGTTCCGGACGACGGAGTGA
- a CDS encoding Lrp/AsnC family transcriptional regulator: MVRAFIMVKTAAGKSEQLLDSIRGIDGVEEAHIVAGQYDIIVEATGEEVYDLMHGVATRLRDLGGVADTKTYICLD, from the coding sequence ATGGTGCGGGCCTTTATCATGGTGAAGACGGCGGCCGGGAAGTCCGAACAGCTGCTCGACTCGATCCGGGGGATCGACGGGGTCGAGGAGGCGCACATCGTCGCCGGCCAGTACGACATCATCGTCGAGGCGACCGGCGAGGAGGTGTACGACCTCATGCACGGCGTCGCGACCAGGCTCCGCGATCTGGGCGGTGTCGCCGACACGAAGACGTACATCTGTCTCGATTGA